In a genomic window of Piliocolobus tephrosceles isolate RC106 chromosome 1, ASM277652v3, whole genome shotgun sequence:
- the LOC111536898 gene encoding transmembrane epididymal protein 1-like: MGGFEGHLYPGLSFFFYGLYHAQLVSRALICNAPVQYPPRHPWSKGRWARLWQICYIGLLKILSACILVAQELHSIPRQFVLISKMYHQRNFMFRKQWQHLTLYMTFLLSGCVDMVSQNLLPKRCAALEQGAQALGMFIFLPLMVSHLQDTEGVELQSHVLLTQAMFLLTLVVTAELWAPNMLLLWIMKAFLYMITGSWLMHIGFMLFKPISGYQWMDDDRNDIMFVTTFFCWHVIFSAILMIWIYGFSFWWYCYIFVKA, translated from the coding sequence ATGGGAGGCTTTGAGGGTCATCTGTACCCAGGGCTGTCTTTCTTCTTCTATGGACTTTATCATGCACAACTTGTCTCCAGAGCCTTGATATGCAATGCCCCTGTCCAGTATCCACCACGCCATCCCTGGAGCAAAGGAAGATGGGCAAGGCTATGGCAAATATGCTACATTGGGTTGCTGAAGATACTGAGTGCCTGCATTTTAGTAGCCCAAGAATTGCACAGCATTCCTAGACAGTTTGTACTTATCAGCAAGATGTATCATCAGAGAAACTTTATGTTCCGCAAACAGTGGCAGCATCTCACTCTCTATATGACTTTCTTGCTGAGTGGGTGTGTAGACATGGTGAGCCAGAACCTGCTGCCTAAGAGATGTGCTGCTCTAGAGCAAGGTGCCCAAGCTCTGGGCATGTTCATATTTCTGCCCCTGATGGTGTCTCACCTGCAGGACACAGAAGGAGTGGAGCTTCAGTCTCACGTGCTGCTCACCCAGGCCATGTTCCTGCTGACTCTGGTGGTGACCGCAGAGCTGTGGGCTCCCAACATGCTGCTGCTCTGGATCATGAAGGCCTTTTTGTATATGATCACAGGCTCTTGGCTGATGCACATAGGCTTTATGCTGTTCAAACCAATCTCTGGCTatcaatggatggatgatgaCAGAAATGACATTATGTTTGTCACCACCTTCTTCTGCTGGCATGTGATCTTCAGTGCCATTTTGATGATCTGGATCTATGGCTTCTCCTTTTGGTGGTATTGCTACATTTTTGTTAAGGCCTGA